One genomic window of Cottoperca gobio chromosome 10, fCotGob3.1, whole genome shotgun sequence includes the following:
- the LOC115015079 gene encoding LOW QUALITY PROTEIN: F-box/LRR-repeat protein 3 (The sequence of the model RefSeq protein was modified relative to this genomic sequence to represent the inferred CDS: inserted 1 base in 1 codon; deleted 2 bases in 2 codons) gives MLVVGDAAEQIQVFPRSRVGSAALLQIKEGDVQLCSDFSRGLVQHLSLVDRARASSVCRCWNDVFHTPDLWRRFEFELNQPATSYLSSTHPDLIQQIIKKHAQHLQYVTFKVDSCTESAEAACDILSQLVNCTIKTLGLISTARPSFMDVSQAHFVSALTVVFVNSKSLSSIKIDDTLVDDPSLKVLVVNNSNTLKLLTMNSCPHVSPAGILCVADQCLGLRELALSYHLLSDELLLALSSEKHVNLEHLRIDVVSENPGQTHFHTISRSSWEALVRHSPKVNIVMYFFLYEDKFKPFREETPVTHXGWAVSKEMPGRIGLNCPRLVELVVCANGLQPLDEELIRIAEHCKSWTAFGLGECEVTCSRFLEFVKMCGGRLTQLSIYSEVSKHRGCMWFPDMMPTW, from the exons ATGTTGGTGGTTGGAGATGCAGCCGAGCAGATCCAGGTTTTTCCCCGCTCACGTGTAGGCAGCGCCG CACTATTACAAATCAAAGAAGGAGACGTCCAGCTTTGTTCTGACTTCAGCAGAGGACTGGTCCAGCATCTGTCCCTCGTAGACCGGGCCAGGGCCTCGTCTGTGTGCCGCTGCTGGAATGACGTCTTTCACACCCCTGATCTGTGGAGGAGGTTTGAGTTTGAGCTAAATCAGCCAGCTACGTCTTACCTGAGCTCCACTCACCCTGACCTCATTCAGCAGATCATCAAGAAGCACGCACAGCACCTGCAGTACGTCACCTTCAAG GTGGACAGCTGCACAGAATCTGCAGAGGCGGCCTGTGACATTCTGTCCCAGCTGGTGAACTGTACCATTAAGACCCTGGGGTTGATTTCCACAGCACGGCCCAGCTTCATGGATGTGTCTCAGG CCCACTTTGTGTCAGCATTGACAGTCGTGTTTGTCAACTCAAAGTCTCTGTCCTCCATCAAGATTGATGACACACTAGTGGACGACCCGTCCCTGAAGGTGCTGGTtgtcaacaacagcaacacccTGAAGTTGCTGACGATGAACAGCTGTCCTCATGTTTCCCCAGCAG GTatcctgtgtgttgcagaccAGTGCCTTGGACTCCGAGAGCTGGCGTTGAGCTACCATCTCCTGAGTGATGAGCTCCTGCTTGCCCTCTCCTCTGAAAAACATGTAAACTTAGAGCACCTGCGCATTGACGTGGTGAGCGAAAAC CCCGGGCAGACACACTTTCACACCATCAGTAGAAGCAGCTGGGAGGCTTTGGTCCGACACTCACCCAAGGTCAACATCGTCATGTACTTCTTCCTCTATGAGGACAAATTTAAGCCCTTCCGCGAAGAGACTCCCGTCACCC CTGGCTGGGCAGTTAGCAAAGAGATGCCGGGCCGCATCGGACTGAATTGCCCTCGGCTGGTGGAGCTGGTGGTGTGCGCCAACGGCCTTCAGCCCCTGGATGAGGAGCTGATCCGCATCGCAGAACACTGCAAAAGCTGGACTGCCTTCGGACTAGGCGAGTGTGAAGTGACATGCAGTCGATTCTTGGAGTTTGTAAAGATGTGCGGGGGCAGGCTGACTCAGCTGTCAATCTACAGTGAGGTGTCAAAGCAC AGGGGCTGCATGTGGTTCCCTGATATGATGCCCACCTGGTAG